A stretch of the Pseudomonas sp. ACM7 genome encodes the following:
- a CDS encoding cobalamin-binding protein: MRPVWLAVLLLAVSGPAAAVERVVSLAPSLSEIVVELGSADLLVGVLDAGERPAELKDLPSVGRYGQLDMEQLLSLKPDLLLLWPGSVGPAQREQLKRLNIPTYIAEPHNLEQLTSQIEAIASQLGRPGRGASLAENLRQRLGSLRQRYRRDVPLRVFYQVWDRPLYTVGGGQIISDALEVCGARNVFADLTLPAPQVSIEAVLQRNPDVILASDQAQLDAWKAWPQVAAVAQGKLLLVTDKGLERPSGQMIEATAKLCHVIAPDR, encoded by the coding sequence ATGCGACCCGTCTGGCTGGCGGTTTTGCTGCTGGCCGTCAGTGGCCCGGCGGCTGCGGTCGAACGCGTTGTCAGCCTCGCGCCATCGCTCTCTGAAATCGTTGTTGAGCTGGGTTCTGCTGACCTGCTGGTGGGTGTGCTGGATGCCGGTGAGCGTCCTGCCGAGCTCAAAGACCTTCCTTCGGTTGGCCGCTATGGCCAGCTGGACATGGAACAGTTGCTCAGTCTCAAACCCGATTTACTGCTGCTCTGGCCCGGCAGCGTTGGCCCGGCTCAGCGTGAACAGCTCAAGCGGTTGAACATCCCCACCTACATTGCTGAACCCCACAACCTCGAACAACTCACTTCGCAGATTGAAGCGATTGCCTCACAGCTCGGCCGTCCGGGGCGTGGCGCTTCATTGGCTGAAAATTTGCGTCAACGGCTGGGTTCTCTGCGCCAGCGTTATCGTCGGGATGTGCCATTGCGGGTGTTTTATCAGGTCTGGGATCGACCGCTGTACACCGTTGGTGGCGGGCAGATCATCAGCGATGCGCTTGAAGTGTGCGGGGCGCGCAATGTGTTTGCCGACCTGACCCTGCCGGCGCCGCAGGTCAGTATTGAGGCGGTATTGCAGCGTAATCCAGACGTGATTCTGGCCAGCGATCAGGCGCAACTCGATGCGTGGAAAGCCTGGCCGCAGGTTGCCGCAGTGGCGCAGGGGAAATTGCTGTTGGTGACGGATAAAGGGCTGGAGCGGCCGAGTGGGCAGATGATCGAGGCGACGGCGAAGTTGTGCCATGTGATCGCGCCTGATCGCTGA
- a CDS encoding TonB-dependent receptor domain-containing protein: MKLSRLALTLTLLPAGQLLADTFERDQALKLPDVLISANRQVEARNDSSAANTVFTREDIDRLQPGSVTDLLRRVPGVQVGQTGGRGSLPGIYIRGTKSAQSLVLVDGQRIGNATSGDSNLQHINIEQVERVEVLRGSRSVIYGSDAIGGVIQIFTRRGDEQGLQPRMHVGFGSNQTWERSLGLSGGDEQTRFNLGASLDETAGINRTRESYPSDGDHDEYRNKSMSLSLSHALTDDIEIGANLLDNRGKSEFDNPFGRFDMDTFGSVQQQPYSDFAVSSVSNYVDARISDLWKTRVEFGHSENREKTLDKLSDERSVFNTYRDSVNWQNDLTLDERNSLILGGDWYEDRINSSTPFDEDSRWNRAAFIQHHYQAESFSTELGLRRDQNQQFGGQNSWSGTFTLPLNPDNDVLLTYSEGFRAPTFNDLYYPDFSNPDLKPETSKSYELQWRSQLTDTARLEASLYRTDLEDAIIFGSNSRPQNVASARINGFEAALKQELFGWQSNLGVAIIDPRDRDSGHTLARRARRTLSLDLDRQFDRLGLGASWQAVSSSYDDENNQQPLGGYALLGLRSSWELNREIKLALKVDNLLDKGYSRALYSHDGSQYGYREEGRAWMFGVTWMPEL, translated from the coding sequence ATGAAACTCTCCCGCCTCGCCCTGACGCTGACCCTGCTGCCGGCCGGTCAACTGCTGGCCGACACCTTCGAGCGCGACCAGGCCCTGAAACTTCCCGACGTGCTGATCAGCGCCAACCGTCAGGTCGAAGCGCGCAATGACAGCAGCGCCGCCAATACCGTGTTCACCCGCGAAGACATCGATCGTCTGCAACCGGGCAGTGTCACTGACTTGCTGCGTCGTGTGCCGGGTGTGCAGGTCGGACAAACCGGCGGGCGCGGCAGCCTGCCGGGGATTTACATTCGCGGCACCAAGTCGGCCCAAAGCCTGGTGCTGGTCGACGGCCAGCGCATCGGCAACGCCACCTCCGGCGACAGCAACCTGCAACACATCAACATCGAACAGGTCGAGCGCGTGGAAGTGCTGCGCGGTTCCCGCTCGGTGATTTATGGCAGCGATGCGATTGGCGGGGTGATCCAGATTTTCACTCGTCGCGGCGACGAGCAAGGCTTGCAACCGCGAATGCACGTGGGCTTTGGCAGCAACCAGACTTGGGAGCGCAGCCTCGGGCTGTCCGGAGGTGACGAGCAGACCCGATTCAACCTCGGCGCCAGCCTCGATGAAACCGCCGGAATCAATCGCACCCGCGAGTCGTATCCCAGCGACGGCGATCATGACGAATACCGCAACAAATCGATGAGTTTGAGCCTGAGTCACGCCCTCACCGATGACATCGAAATCGGCGCCAACCTGCTGGATAACCGTGGCAAAAGCGAGTTCGACAATCCGTTCGGCCGCTTCGACATGGACACGTTCGGCTCAGTCCAGCAGCAGCCCTACAGCGACTTTGCGGTGAGCAGCGTCAGCAATTATGTCGATGCGCGTATCAGTGACCTGTGGAAAACCCGCGTCGAGTTCGGCCACAGCGAAAACCGCGAAAAGACTTTGGACAAGCTCAGTGACGAACGCAGTGTGTTCAACACGTATCGCGACTCGGTGAACTGGCAGAACGACCTGACCCTCGACGAGCGCAACAGTCTGATCCTCGGCGGCGACTGGTACGAGGACCGGATCAACAGCAGCACGCCATTCGACGAGGACAGCCGCTGGAACCGTGCGGCGTTCATTCAGCATCATTACCAGGCAGAAAGCTTCTCCACCGAGCTGGGCCTGCGCCGCGATCAGAACCAACAGTTCGGCGGCCAGAACAGCTGGAGCGGCACCTTCACCCTGCCGCTGAATCCGGATAACGATGTGCTGCTGACCTACAGTGAAGGGTTCCGCGCGCCGACGTTCAATGATCTGTATTACCCCGACTTCAGTAATCCGGATCTGAAACCCGAGACCTCGAAAAGCTATGAGCTGCAATGGCGCAGTCAGCTGACCGACACCGCTCGCCTGGAAGCTTCGCTTTACCGTACGGACCTGGAAGACGCGATTATTTTCGGTAGCAACTCACGGCCGCAGAACGTGGCTTCGGCACGGATCAATGGTTTCGAAGCGGCTTTAAAACAGGAACTGTTCGGCTGGCAGAGCAACCTCGGCGTGGCGATCATCGACCCGCGGGATCGTGACAGTGGGCACACCCTGGCTCGTCGCGCGCGGCGGACCTTGAGTCTGGATCTGGATCGGCAGTTCGACCGGCTAGGGCTCGGCGCCAGCTGGCAGGCGGTGAGCAGCAGCTATGACGATGAGAACAATCAGCAGCCGTTGGGCGGGTATGCGTTGCTGGGGTTGCGCAGTAGCTGGGAATTGAATCGTGAGATCAAGCTTGCGTTGAAGGTCGATAACCTGTTGGACAAGGGTTATAGCCGGGCGCTGTACAGCCATGATGGCAGTCAGTATGGGTATCGCGAGGAGGGTCGGGCGTGGATGTTTGGGGTGACCTGGATGCCGGAGCTCTGA
- a CDS encoding phosphatidylglycerophosphatase A: MTDHPKQVPAEFVPPSVWRNPWHFLAFGFGSGTLPKAPGTWGSLVALPFIPLWQMLPDWGYWLMLGITMLFGFWLCGKVADDLRVHDHEGIVWDEMVGMWITLWLVPEGWYWLLAGFLMFRFFDILKPWPIRWIDRHVHGGVGIMLDDVLAGVFAWLAMQGLVWIFA; encoded by the coding sequence GTGACAGATCATCCCAAACAGGTCCCGGCGGAATTCGTACCGCCCTCGGTCTGGCGCAATCCGTGGCATTTCCTGGCGTTCGGCTTCGGCTCGGGCACCTTGCCAAAAGCACCGGGCACCTGGGGTTCGTTAGTTGCGCTACCCTTTATCCCGTTGTGGCAGATGCTGCCCGATTGGGGTTACTGGCTGATGCTCGGCATCACCATGCTGTTCGGCTTCTGGCTGTGCGGCAAGGTTGCCGACGATTTGCGGGTACACGACCACGAAGGCATCGTCTGGGATGAAATGGTCGGGATGTGGATCACCTTGTGGCTGGTGCCGGAAGGTTGGTACTGGCTGCTGGCGGGGTTTTTGATGTTCCGCTTCTTCGACATCCTCAAGCCGTGGCCGATTCGCTGGATCGACCGGCATGTGCATGGCGGCGTCGGGATCATGCTCGATGACGTATTGGCCGGGGTGTTTGCGTGGTTGGCGATGCAGGGGCTGGTATGGATTTTTGCCTGA
- the ribA gene encoding GTP cyclohydrolase II translates to MPVVFVAASKLPTPFAQFTMHGFLDEENGREHVVLSLGEFVDGAPVLGRLHSECLTGDALFSQRCDCGSQLEAALQAIAREGRGVLLYLRQEGRGIGLLNKIRAYELQDGGADTVEANERLGFAADQRDYAMCLPMLEHLGVKSLRLMTNNPRKVKALTDMGIVVAERVPLHTGHNPHNKLYLATKASKLDHMMGNEHQGEADRA, encoded by the coding sequence GTGCCTGTCGTTTTTGTCGCCGCTTCCAAGCTGCCAACGCCTTTTGCGCAATTCACCATGCACGGCTTTCTCGATGAAGAAAACGGGCGCGAGCACGTTGTGCTGAGCCTGGGTGAGTTCGTCGACGGTGCCCCGGTACTCGGCCGGTTGCATTCCGAATGCCTGACCGGCGATGCCTTGTTCAGCCAGCGTTGCGACTGCGGCTCGCAACTCGAGGCTGCCTTGCAGGCCATCGCCCGTGAAGGCCGTGGCGTGTTGCTGTACTTGCGTCAGGAAGGTCGTGGCATTGGCCTGCTGAACAAGATCCGCGCCTATGAATTGCAGGATGGCGGCGCCGATACCGTTGAAGCCAACGAACGTCTGGGCTTTGCCGCCGACCAACGTGACTACGCCATGTGCCTGCCGATGCTGGAGCACTTGGGCGTGAAGTCCCTGCGTCTGATGACCAATAACCCACGCAAGGTCAAAGCCTTGACCGACATGGGCATCGTGGTCGCCGAGCGCGTGCCGCTGCACACCGGCCACAATCCGCACAACAAACTCTACTTGGCCACCAAGGCCAGCAAGCTCGACCACATGATGGGCAACGAGCATCAGGGTGAGGCTGACCGGGCGTGA
- the thiL gene encoding thiamine-phosphate kinase — protein sequence MGEFELIRNFFATAPCAQGGEGVALGIGDDCALLAVPPGEQLAISTDTLVAGVHFADPCDPFLLGQRSLAVAVSDLAAMGATPVAFTLALTLPTVTADWLDAYARGLNLMAQNCGVALVGGDTTRGPLSLTMTVFGRVPAGLALTRSGAQPGDLLCVGGELGNAAGALPLVLGQRTAEAAIADPLLAHYWSPQPQLALGQALRGKATSALDISDGLLADCGHIALASQVGIQVQRDTLPLSKALVAFLGQSGAEKAALSGGDDYVLAFTLPSVELPQLLSDGWPIHVVGRVVTGQGVVLLDADGQDITPQARGYQHFRETP from the coding sequence ATGGGTGAGTTTGAGCTGATCCGCAATTTCTTCGCCACCGCGCCTTGTGCGCAGGGCGGCGAAGGCGTTGCCCTTGGGATCGGCGATGACTGCGCCTTGCTGGCTGTTCCCCCCGGGGAGCAGTTGGCCATTTCCACCGACACACTGGTTGCCGGTGTGCATTTCGCAGATCCTTGCGACCCGTTTCTGCTCGGTCAGCGCTCGCTGGCCGTGGCCGTCAGCGATTTGGCTGCCATGGGCGCCACTCCCGTTGCCTTTACCCTTGCCCTGACTTTGCCGACGGTGACCGCCGATTGGCTGGACGCCTACGCCCGTGGTTTGAACCTCATGGCGCAGAACTGTGGTGTGGCGCTGGTGGGCGGTGATACCACCCGTGGACCATTGAGCCTGACGATGACCGTATTCGGTCGTGTGCCGGCAGGTTTGGCGTTGACCCGAAGCGGTGCGCAGCCAGGCGATTTGCTGTGCGTTGGCGGTGAACTTGGTAACGCGGCGGGGGCATTGCCGCTAGTACTCGGTCAGCGGACGGCTGAAGCCGCCATCGCCGATCCGCTGCTGGCACATTACTGGTCGCCGCAACCGCAACTCGCGTTGGGCCAGGCGCTGCGCGGCAAAGCCACCTCGGCGCTGGACATCTCCGACGGCCTGCTCGCGGACTGCGGGCATATTGCCCTCGCGTCACAGGTCGGCATTCAGGTTCAACGGGACACGCTGCCATTGTCGAAAGCTTTAGTGGCCTTCCTCGGTCAATCGGGTGCCGAAAAAGCGGCCCTGAGCGGCGGTGATGATTACGTGCTGGCCTTTACCTTGCCGTCCGTCGAGTTGCCGCAATTGTTGAGCGACGGCTGGCCGATCCATGTGGTCGGCCGTGTTGTGACGGGGCAGGGCGTGGTGCTGCTGGACGCCGACGGACAAGACATCACCCCGCAAGCCCGGGGCTATCAACATTTTCGGGAGACACCGTGA
- a CDS encoding ABC transporter substrate-binding protein → MARRWLAVMIFAMFCSLAQAGDGATTPSVIHLASEDWEDYTAADGHGLGWDVLREVFEPAGVKLDIRSEPYVRSMGLAQRGEVDACVGSYLDESSDLLYPRWNFDTDHIYALGLASNPAPTPETLGNYRLAWVRGYDYQDYLPNIRRYNEVMRRTGILSMLTHNRADFYIDALTEVDYVIRRAKDPSQFRRTHIAELPLYLCFAKTPKARTLMALFDQRMEQLVKSGQLKPIFERWKQPYPFDSN, encoded by the coding sequence ATGGCTCGACGCTGGTTGGCTGTGATGATTTTCGCGATGTTTTGCTCGCTCGCCCAGGCGGGTGACGGGGCGACGACGCCGTCGGTGATTCATCTGGCCAGCGAAGACTGGGAAGACTACACCGCCGCCGATGGCCACGGTCTGGGCTGGGACGTGTTGCGGGAAGTCTTCGAGCCGGCGGGGGTCAAGCTGGACATCCGTAGCGAACCCTACGTCCGCTCCATGGGCCTGGCCCAGCGCGGCGAAGTGGATGCCTGTGTCGGCTCCTATCTTGATGAGTCCAGCGATCTGCTCTATCCGCGCTGGAACTTCGATACCGATCACATCTATGCCCTGGGGCTGGCCAGCAACCCCGCACCGACCCCGGAAACCCTGGGAAACTATCGACTGGCCTGGGTCCGCGGTTACGACTATCAGGATTACCTGCCCAACATACGCCGCTATAACGAAGTCATGCGGCGCACCGGGATTTTGTCGATGTTGACCCACAACCGCGCCGACTTTTACATCGACGCGCTGACCGAGGTTGACTACGTCATCAGGCGGGCCAAGGATCCGTCGCAGTTCCGTCGCACCCACATAGCAGAATTGCCGCTGTATCTGTGCTTTGCCAAGACTCCCAAGGCCCGGACACTGATGGCGCTGTTTGATCAACGCATGGAACAACTGGTGAAAAGCGGCCAGCTGAAACCGATCTTCGAGCGCTGGAAACAACCCTATCCATTCGATTCAAACTGA